GGAGGCCGACCACCAGCACCAGCGCGGCGAGCGCGGCCAGCGGGATCCGGCGCAGCCCGCCGGTCAGCGCGACGGCGGCCAGCAGCACCCAGACCCCGTGCAGGACGGACGACCACCGGGTGCGGGCGCCGGCCCGGACGTTGGCGGTGCCGCGGACCGCACCGCCGGCGACCGGCAGGCCGCCGAAGAGGCCGACCGCGATGTTCGCCAGGCCCTGGCCGCGCAGTTCGCGGTCGAGGTCACCGGAACGCTGTGCCATCCGGTCCACCGCGACGGCGGAGAGCAGCGACTCGACGCTGGCCACGGCCGTCACGGTCAGTACGGCGGTCAGGACACCGGCGATCGAACCGTGCGGGAGTTGGGGGAGGCTCTGCGGCTGCCAGGCCGGCAAGTCGACCCGGGCGAGCCGCAGGTTCAACGAGAGTGAGAGTGCGGTAGCGGCGGTGATCGCCACCAGCGGGGCGGGGATGCTCGCCAGCCGCGTGCCCAGCTCACCGGCACGGCCGGGAAGCCTGCCCAGTCGCGGCCAGCCGCAGAGGATGGCGACGGCGAGCGCACCCACGAGCAGTGCGGGCGGGTGCGCGACGCCAACCTGGCCGGGCAGGGCCGCCAGGTTGGCGAGGGCCGAGCTCTGCGGTGAACCGCCGAGCACCACGTGCAGTTGGGCGATGGCGATCGCGAGGCCGACGCCGGCCAGCATGCCGTGCACCACGGCGGGTGAGACGGCCAGGGCAGTCCGGGCCAGCCCCCGGGCGCCCAGGAGGAGTTGGAGCAGCCCGGCCGCGAGAGTGATCGCGCAGGTGGCTTGCCAGCCGTAATGGGAGATGAGCCCGGCGGTGATCACGGGCAGGGCCGCGGACGGTCCGCTGACCTGGAGGGACGTGCCGCCGAGCAGGCCGGCGACGATGCCGCCGACGGCGGCGCTGATCAGGCCGGCCATCAGCGGGGCGCCGGTGGCCAGGGCGATGCCGAGGGAGAACGGCACGGCGATGAGGAAGACCACCAGGGAGGCCGAGAGATCCCGGCCCACCGTCGAGCGGGGCCGGCGGGCCGGCGGGGCGTGATCGGTGGTGTCGGAGGCGATCGGTGCGGCCGAGATGTCGAGGGTCATGTCTTCCCGTCTTTTCCGGAGGAACGAACGCAGTCAGGTCCGGTGATGGTGCTCGGGGGAGTCGGATCGGCTGTCGTGGGTCGCGACGGTGTGGCGGGATGGCGTGGGCCGGCGGGCTGCGACGGCATCGGCACAGCGGGGACAGGCGGGCCCATGGACCATCAGGGTCGGATCATCAAGACTCGGTAAACCGAGAGTAATGAAACCTTTGCACAGCGTAGAACAAGAGAACAGGTCCGGAGGTCGCATTCACCCCTATGGGTGGTATTCGAACCACCGGGGAACTTCGAACCACCGGGGAACAGAGTAGGGAGCAGCGTCCGGGTGGTGTCGGGAGCTCGGTCCCGGGGCCGCCGGCGGGCGGAGGGTTCGGCGGTGGGCGGCGACACGGCAGGGGGCTGTCCGGGAGGTCGGCAGGCCGGCGGCCGAGCCGTCGGGCGGGCGTGCCGGAGCGGACCGTCGCCCTGTCGGGAGAGGGACGGTCCGCCGACGGAAGGGGAGCGCAGGCCCCGGGTGGTGGCCGGGGCGGCGGCTCAGGCGTGGGCGCCGGCGGTGGCGCTCTGCTCGCCGCCGAGGACGAATCCCTCGTCCACCTGGCTCGCGAGGTCGATCCCGATCTTGGCGTTGCCCCAGCTCTCGGCGTTGCGCAGATGGAAGTGGACGGCCTGACGGGTGTACCGCCGGGGGTCGCGACGCCCGTGCGCGGCGTCGGCCTCCTGCTCCAGCAACTCCAGTACCGCGCGGTTGGCCGGCTCCAGCAGTCGCAGCGGGGGCTCGGAGCCCTGCTCCAGTCGGCGCACCCACTCGGAGTGCCCGAAGGCCGCCAGCAGGTCGTCCCCGGCCTCGCGCCGCAGGAAGGCGAGGTCGTCGGGACCCTGCACCTTGTTGCCGATCACCCGCAGGTCGACGCCGAAGTCCCGGGCGTACTCCTTGTACTGTCGGTAGACCGAGACGCCCTTACGGGTCGGCTCGGCGACCAGGAAGGTCAGGTCGAAGCGGGTGAACAGGCCCGAGGCGAACGAATCGGAGCCCGCCGTCATGTCGGTGACCACGTACTCGTGCCGCCCGTCGACCAGGTGGTTGAGCAGCAGTTCCACCGCGCCGACCTTGGAGTGGTAGCAGGCGACCCCGAGATCCTCCTCGGCGAAGGCGCCGGTGGCCAGCAGTCGCACCGAGCCCTCGTCGAGCGCCACCGGCCGGGCGCAGGCCGCGTACACCGGGTTCTCCTCGACGATCCTCAGCAGGCGCGAACCCCGGCCGGGCGGCGTGGTCTTGATCATCTCCTCGGCGGACCGGATCAGCGGGTTCTCGCCCCGTAGGTACTCCTTGATCTGCGGCAGGTGGGCGCCGAGTGAGGGCAGCAGGGCACTTTGACCATCGGTCAGCCCCAGTGCCGGCCCGAGATGTTGGTTGATGTCGGCGTCGACGGCGATGACCGGACGCCCGGTGGCGGCCAGGTGGCGGATGAACAGTGAGGACAGCGTGGTCTTGCCGCTGCCGCCCTTGCCGACGAAGGCGATCTTCATCTGGGACTCCGGCTCTCGCTCGTGCTCGTCCGATCCCCGGTCCGGGAAATCGTCTGTTGGAAGTCATCTGTTGGAAATCGTTATCGTCACCGATAGCGGTCATGCTAGCCGGGGTTTGCCGCCCCACGGGCCGGGGAACGAAGGATTGCCTCGAACGGGTGATGGCGGGGTTGCTGTGTCGGCGGCGGGGATCGGGACCTTACTCTCGGGTAGTGAGCACTGGAACAGATCCCCTTGCCCCGTTGGCCGAGCTGCCCGGGGTGCCCGAGGCCGTCGCCGAGGTGCGTAAGTCCGTCGACCGTCTCTATGGCCACCGCGTCATGCGCCGCCGCGCCGGCGAGGTCACCTCGGAGGCGGCCCTGCGAGGCGCCCGGGCCTCGGCGGCGCTCGACGGCGCGGACTGGCCGCTGGAGGAGGTCCGCAGGCGTACCGACTTCGGGGCCGACGCGCAGTCGCGTACGGTCGGTGCCGCACTGCGGGTCTCGGCCGAGGCCGGACAGTTGCTGAGTGTCTGGCGGCACTCGCCCCTGCAGGTGTTGGCGCGTCTGCACCTGCTCGCGGCGGGGGACGGCGCGGATTCGGCCGGGCGGCCGCGGCAGGCGGGGGAGAGCGCCGAAGCGCTGTTCCCGCTCGAACTGGCTGCGGTGGAGAGCCTCCGGGCCAAGGACTCGGACGAGGGCTCCGGGGAGGAGGAGGCCGGGCGTGCGCCGTCCGACCCGCCGGCCGATCTCCCGGTCGCACCCGGCGCGGAGGAGGTCGCGGCTCGTCTGGACCAGCTCTCGCAGCTCCTGGTCGCGCGGACCGACGGCCCCGGCGGCGGGGCGCCGGCACTCGTGGTGGCGGCGGTGGTGCACGGTGAGTTGCTGGCCCTGCGGCCCTTCGCTTCGCACAACGGTGTGATCGCCCGTGCCGCCCAGCGCATCGTGCTGATCGCGGAGGGACTGGACCCGAAGGCGATCTGTCCGGCCGAGGTCGGATTCGCGGAGCTCGGCACCGACGCGTACCGGCGGGCACTGAACGGCTACTTGGCAGGGACCCCGGACGGGCTGGCCGCCTGGATCGCCCATTGCGGGTACGCCCTGCGGCTCGGCTCGCGCGAGAGCACCGCCGTCTGCGAGGCGATGCAGCGCGGGATGGTCTGAGCCGCCGTACCCGGCCGGCCGGGCGAAGGGGGCGTCGCTCCGGTGGCGGGCGCGCCGGCCGGCCCGGCGGTCCTCCGACGGCCCGACGGGCGCGGCCCGGGTGGTTCGACGGCCCGATGCTGCGACGGCCGGTTTTCCAGCGGCCGGTGTTCCGACGGCCGGTGTTCCGACGGGCCAGGGGCCCGGCCGTTCGATCCATGGCTGGGTGTCAACGAGGCTGCGGGCCAACGGCTACCCGGGAGTCGCACACGGGACGCGGGGGATCGCGGAGTGGCTCCGGAACAGAGAGATGCGACGGCACCTGATCCTGCCGGGTGCCGCCGCTGGTACAGGTACCGGGTTACCAAGCATGCACCGGAAGTGCCCATCAGACGGGGATCCTGCCCGTTCGTCTGGTGCGGCGGCCCGACAGCGGGTCGGCTGCATGTGGGTGCTCGGTTATCTGTACGCGGTCCGTGGGCCTGAACTGCGTTGTCGGTTTGACCTCTTCGGGTCCTGACCGGGTCTCGCGGGCCGTGTTTCCTTTGTATCGCGTTTCAGGGCAAAGGGGAACCCGAAACGCGAAGTTATTGGCTTTTGCCCCTTTTGGAGCGGGGCCGGTCGAACCGGACGGCCGCCCTCCACCGTGCCGGTGCCGCGGCGAGCGGCCGGCCGGCCCCGCCGGCGGTCTCAGGCCACGGGTCGGCGCCGCTTGGAGGCGTACCAGATCACCCCGGCGGTCAGGAGCGCCGTGCCGATCGCCACCGCCGTGAGGACGGAACGGCTCGGTGCGGAGAACTCCGGGAGCCGGCGCCTGAGTTCCACCGGTCGGTCGAAGACCAGCACCGGCCACTCGCGCGCGACCGCCTCCTTGCGCAGGGCCCGGTCGGGGTTGACCGCGGAGGGGTGCCCGACCGCTTCGAGCAGCGGAAGGTCGGTCGAGGAGTCGCTGTAGGCGTAGCAGTCCGCCAGGTCGTAGCCCTCCGTGAGGGCCAACTCCCTGATGGCCGCCGCCTTGTTCTCGGCGTACGCGTAGTACTCGATCTCGCCGGTGTAGCGCCCGTCCTCGATCTTGAGACGAGTGGCGATGACGTGGTCCGCACCGAGCAGGGCGCCGATCGGCTCGACCACCTCGGATCCGGAGCTGCTGACGATCACCACGTCGCGCCCGGCTGCGTGATGCTGCTCGATCAGGGAGGCGGCCTCGTCGTAGATGATCGGGTCGATCAGATTGTGCAGCGTCTCGGCGACGATCTCGCGGACCTGCTGGACGTTCCAACCGCGGGTCAGAGCGGAGAGGTACTCCCGCATCTTCTCCATCTGGTCGTGGTCCGCGCCACCGACCAGGAAGACGAACTGCGCGTAGGCGCTCTTCAGCACCGCCCGACGGTTGATCAGGCCGCCCTGGTAGAAGGGGCGGCTGAAGGCGAGAGCGCTCGACTTGGCGATGATCGTCTTGTCGAGATCGAAGAAGGCGGCCGTCCTCGGCCCCGCGGAGGCGCGGGGGCGCGGTGCGGCCGGGTGAGGCGCCTCGTCGGCGTGCTGGGGCTCCGGGGCGGTGGCCGCGGCCCCGAGGCCGTCCTCGGCGTCCGCCGCGCTCTCGGCTCCCCCGGGGTCGGTGGCGTCCCTCCTGTCGCGGGAGGTCCCGGTGTCGCGGGAGACCCCTGTGTCGCGGGAGACCCCGGCGTCCTCGGAGGCCGATCGGGTGTCCGGCCGGGGGCTCGGGCCGGAGGCGGCTCGCGGGCCGTCCTCGGAGTTCGCGCCGGTGTCGGAGGTGTCGTCCGTGTACTCGTCGGCGTTCTCGGTGGTGTCCACGGGAACCGAGGATAGAGGGCGGTGCAAAACACCCCGCCATTCGGTGTACTCCGAGCTGTGCGGGTTTGTGTTTCTGGCCGCTCGGGTACACCATGGAAGTCACGGATCGTTCGCGACCGTGCTAACCCGGTCCGGCTCCTCCCCCCCGAGTCGGACCGTGGATAGACGACCCCCGCTCTCCCCCCCGGCGGGGGTCGTCGCATGTCCGGGCCCGTTTTTGAGCCGCGAGCTCGGCCCGGAGCGGCTTTCGTGGGGGCTCCCGTCGCGGTTCGACCCCTGAGTGCCGGGGCGCCCCGAGAGACAGATTCGTCACTCTTCGTGTCCGGTCACTGCGAGTGGCATGGCTGCGGACAATACGTCATCCGCGCGTTCGCCGAGTACTCCGGTGGCGGCCTCCGTGTGTTCCCGGAGGCGGTGTTTCGTCAATTCTTTACTCAATAGCCCCTCATGTGGGTGAACCCGGTTATCCACATCCCCGAGTTATCCACAGGCATTCGCCGCAGGGCTGACGGATTTCGGATCACCCCCCACCGTGGTGTCCGGCAGCCGTCCGCCGTTCCCCCACCCGGAGGACGGTGGAGCCGTTGCCCCATCGCAGCACTTGGACCGCGCGAACGTGCCACCGAACGGCACCGCGCCCCACCGGGGGAGACGAGACCATGTCGACACCGATCACCGACCACGGCCAGGCCGGCGGCGCCGCGCCCACCGGCCCCCTGATCGTCACCCAGGACGACGCCCTCGCCGAGCACCTGCTGCGGCTGTGCGCCGCCGCCGGGGCCGATCCGATCCTGGTCCGCTCGGCCCCGCCGCCCCGCGCGCTCTGGGCGGCCGCAGGGCTGGTACTCGTGGGGGACGACCTCGCGGAGCACTGCACCGGCCTCGCGCGCCGCTCCGGGGTACTGCTGCTCGGCCTCGATCTGGACGACTCCGAGATCTGGGTCCGGGCCGTGCAACTCGGCGCCGAGCACGTGCTGTTCCTGCCCGATGCCGAGAGCTGGCTGCTCGACCGGATCGCGGACGCGGCCGAGGGGGTCGGCCCGCCGGCGCTCACCGTCGCCGTGCTCGGCGGTCGTGGCGGAGCTGGCGCCTCGACGCTCGCCTGCGCCCTGGCGGTCAGTGCCGCCCGGGCGGGCCACCGCACCGTGCTCGTCGACGCCGATCCCCTGGGCGGAGGACTGGACGTACTGCTCGGCGGCGAGGCCGCCTCGGGGCTGCGCTGGCCCGACCTGGCGGGATCCCGGGGCCGGGTGAGCGGCACCGAGCTGGTGAAGGCGCTGCCGGCGCTCCACCAGCTCGTCGCCCTCTCATGGGATCGCGGCGACGCCCCGGCCGTCGCGCCCGAAGCCATGCGCAGCGTGCTCGCCGCCGCCCGGCGCCCGGGCGGTCTGGTCGTCGTGGACCTCCCGCGGCATCTGGACCCGGCCGCGGGGCAGGCACTGGAACAGGCCGACCTCGCATTGCTGGTGGTGCCGGCGGAACTGCGCGCCGCTGCGGCCGCCGACCGGGTCGCCGCAGCCGTACGGATGCGCCTGACGGACGTCCGGGCCGTCGTGCGGGCTCCCGGGCCCGCAGGGCTGGCCGGCGCCGAGATCGCCCGTGGGTTGCGGATGCCGCTCGCCGGGGAGCTGCCGCACGAGCCCGGTCTGGTGCTGGACATCGAGCGCGGCACGCCCCCGGGGCACCGGCGGAAGGGCCCCTTGGCCCGGTTCTGCGGTGCGTTCCTGGCCGAAGTGATGCCCTCGGTGCCGGCGCTCGACGGGGGAGTGTCCTGATGAGCCCGCTGCGCAGACCGCGTGCGTTCGGGCCGGCCGGCGCTGGCGGGTCGGGAGGTGCGCCCGTGCGCCGCCCGCTCGGCGAGGGGCCGGGCGAGACGGACACCGGCGCCGCCGACCCCGAGCGGGCCACGGCCCTGCTGGACGCCGTACGGCTGAGGCTGGCCGAGGCGGGGGCCGCTCCGACGCCGGGCTCGGTGGCGGCGGCCCTGCGGGCCTCAAGGCCGCCGCTGGGCGGCGACGACGTGCTCGACGCGGTGCGCACGCTGCGCGCGGAGATGGTCGGCGCCGGGCCGCTCGATCAGTTGCTCGCCGACCCCGCCGTCACCGATGTCCTGGTCAACGGACCCGACGAGATCTGGATCGACCGCGGTGCCGGGTTGCAACGCGCCACCGGCATCGGCTTTCCCGACGCGGAGGCTGTGCGGCACCTCGCCCACCGCCTCGCGACGGCCGCCGGTCGCCGACTGGACGACGCCAGGCCCTGGGCGGACGCCCGCCTGCCGGACGGTACCCGGCTCCATGCGGTGCTGCCGCCGGTCGCCGCCGGATGCACCCACATCTCGCTGAGGGCCAGTCGCTCCCGGCCGTTCACGCTCGGGGAGCTGGTCCGGGCCGGCTCGCTCACCCCGGCGGGGGCAGAACTCCTCGCCGCGATCCTCCGGGCCCGGCTGTCGCTGCTGATCAGCGGCGGAACGGGCACCGGGAAGACCACCCTGCTCGCGGCCCTGCTCGGGCTGGTGGGCCCGGAGGAGCGGATCGTCATCGCGGAGGACTCGGCCGAACTGCGCCCTTCCCACCCGCACGTCGTGCGGTTGCAGAGCCGGCCTCCCAACCAGGAGGGGCTCGGCGAGCTGACCCTGCGCGATCTGGTCCGGCAGGCCCTGCGGATGCGTCCGGACCGCCTGGTGATCGGTGAGGTGCGGGGGGCAGAGGTGTCCGAGCTGCTGGCAGCCCTGAACACCGGCCACGAGGGCGGCTGCGGGACGGTCCACGCCAACACCGCTGCCGATGTTCCGGTGCGGCTGGAGGCGCTGGGGTCGCTCGCGGGCCTCGACCGCCTGGCTCTGCACAGTCAGCTGCGCGCGGCACTGGACGTGATCGTTCACCTGGTCCGCGACCGGACCACGGGGCTGCGCCGGATCGCCGAGATCCACACCCTCACCGGGGACCGGGCCGGCTTCGCCGTGACCACCCCGGCGGTGGCCTTCACGATCGACGGCGCCGCGGTGCCCGGCGCCGGGTGGGAGCGGCTAGCGCGGCTCTGCGCGGCGCGGGGCGTCTCGTTGCCGGGCACCGCGCTGCCCGGCACCTCGTTGCCCGGCCCGGGGCGGGGCGGGGGAGCGACGGCTGCTGTGCTGCCCGACGAGTCGGCTGCGCCGTCGACCGGCGCCTCGTCCGCCGCGCCGTTCGGCGGTCCCTCCGGCGGGGCGCCATGACGGCGGGCGCGGCCGAGGCGCTGTTCCTCCTGATGCTCTGCGGCCTTGCCCGGGCCGCATGGGTCCTGCTCGAACCGCGGGCCGGAAGAGACCTGTCACGAGGAGACGAACATGACCGCACGTCAGATCGATGCTTTCTGGGCCGCCGTGCTGTGCGGAACGGCCCTGCTCGGGCGCCAGGTGCTCCGGCGCCAGGCCGTCGGCGTCCGACACCGGCGACTGCTGCCCGGTGCCGCCGGCGGCGCAGGGCGGGCTCTCGCCACGGCCGCCACGGCCGCCATGGCGCCGGCTGCCCGGCTGAGACGTGGAGTGACGGCGTCGAGGGCGTTCCGACCGCGGTGGCTCGTGCCGGAGCTGGTTCTTCTGCCGGTCGCTCTGACGGCGGCGGAGGGACTGAGTTCGCCCCTTCCGTTGCTCGTCGGTGCCGCGGGCGTCGTGCCGCTGCGCCGATGGCGAGCACGGCGGCGCAGCGAGCTCGGAGCACGCCGACGTGCCACCGCCGTGGTCGAGTTGTGCACGGCGCTGGCTGCCGAGCTGCGCAGCGGAGCGACACCTGAGCAGGCCCTCCACACGGTCACCACGAGTCTCGCGCGGGATCGGGCCCTGCTGGACCGGCTGGGTGAGGAGCCGGTGGCCCGGTTGGCGGCCGGCCGCTACGGCGGGGACGTACCGGCGGCTTTCGGACTGCTCGCCGAGCTTCCCGGGGGTCGGGGCGCCGCCGCGGTCGCGGCCTGTTGGCGGGTCGCCTCCGGCAGCGGTGCGGGCCTGGCGGACGGTCTGGACCAGGTCGCCGAGAGCCTGCGGTCCGAACGCGCCCTGGCCGAGGAGATCGAGGGTGAGTTGGCCGCTCCGCGGGCCACGATCACCGTGCTGGCGGTCCTGCCGGTACTCGGCCTGCTGCTCGGCAGCACACTCGGGGCGCGTCCGCTGGACATCCTGCTGCACAGCGCCACGGGCCTGGGCTGCCTGGCGGGTGGCGCGCTCCTGGAGCTGGCCGGTCTGGTGTGGACGGCGCGCATCGTCCGGACGGCCCGAGGCGTCCACGACGGACCGGGCTCGCGGCCGGCGGCCGGCGAGCGCGCGCTCCCCGGGGAGCGCGCGAGCACCTGCGGGATCGCTCGCCGCCGAGTGACTCCCGGCACGCCCCCGACGCCTGTCGTGGGAGGGACGTCCGTCAGGGTGCGCTCGCCTGCCACGGCGCGGGTGGAGCAGGCCGGGGCCCGGCTGCGGCGGGCGGTGCTCGGGTGAGCGCCCTGCTGGCGTCGGGCCTGGTGGCCCTGGGATGGCCGGCGCCGTCGAGGTGGCTGCTGCCGTCGGGGTGGCTGGTGCCGTCGGCCTGGGGAGCCGCGGGTGCGGCGCTACTCGCCCGCCGGTCCACCGGCGGGCGGTGGAGCCGGGTGCCCCGCTGGGCGGGCCTGAGCGAGCAGTTCGGGGCGCTCCCGCACCGCGGTTCGTCCCTTCCGGGCCGGGGGCTCGACCGCTGGGCTGCCAGGGCCCGGCGGGCATCGGGTGCGGCCGCTCGGCGTCGGAGTGCCCGAACCGGGCAGCGGCAGCGGCTCGGGCCGTGGTCGGGGGCCGGCCGGATTCTCCTTCTCGTCCTGATCGGGATCGGCGCGACGGTGTTGATCGGCGGCCTCGGCGGACTGCTGGCCGGTGTGGGCCTCACGGTCGGACTCCACCGCCTGCTGACACGGTGGCGGTCGGCCGCGGAACGCGGTGCCGCGCAGGAGCAGCTGGCCCTGGCCGGTCAACTGCCGATGACCGCGGAGCTGCTGGCGGCCTGCCTGTCGTCCAGCAGCGCTCCCGGGCCGGCCGTCGCGGCCGTCGGGCAGAGCGTCGGGGAGCCGATGGCCCGCAGGCTCGCCGCGGTCTCGGCCGAGTTGGCCCTCGGCGCGCCGCCGGAGCTCAGCTGGGGCCGGTTGGGCGAGGCGTGTCCGACGCTGGCTCCCCTGGGGCGTTGCCTCGTCCGGACGAGTGTCAGCGGATCACCGCCGGCCGGGCCGCTCAGAGGCCTTGCACAGGCCCAGCGGGGCTCTGCCGTACGGGCAGCGCACGCGAGGGTTCGGCGGGCCGCAGTGATGGCCACAGCGCCGCTCGGGGTCTGTTTCCTGCCGGCCTTCGTCCTGATCAGCGTCGTGCCGGTGGTCCTCGGCCTGACGTCGATGTTCGCCCGTCGCCTGTGATCGACCGTCATGATTCCCGTCCCGCGACGCCGGTGCGACCGGAACGCGATCGACCTGTGAGAAACAAGGAGTTCCCATGGCCACAACGATTCCCGGCCGTCCGGCCGTCGGCCCTGTCCGGCGGACGATGGCGGCGCTGTGCCGGCGGCGCGGCCGCTGGGCGGCTTTGCGGTTGCGCAGGACGGCCGCCGGCCGGACGGACAGCGGGATGACCACGGCCGAGTACGCGGTCGGGACGCTCGCGGCCTGCGCCTTCGCGGCGATTCTCTACAAGGTCGTCACCAGCGGCGCGGTGACCGGCACGCTGACCGAACTGCTCGATCGGGCGCTCCATGCGGCGTGATCGAGCGCCGGGCCCGGGCCGCGCTCGCGACGCGGGGTTCGCGACGGCGGAGACGGCGGTCGCCCTTCCGGCTCTGGTCCTGCTCGCGGCGATGCTCATCTGGGGCGTGGTCGCGGCCGCGGCGCAGATCCACTGCGTCGACGCGGCGCGGGTGGGGGCCCGGGCCGCCGCTCGCGGCGACACGGACGCCGTCGCCGTCGCTCGGAGCGCCGCCCCGCCGGGGGCGGTGGTCCGGATCACGACCGCGGGCGACGCGGTCCGGGTGACGGTGGAGGCACCGTGTCCGGGCCCGGGGCGTCTGGCGGCTCTGCTCTCGGTCCGGCTGGGGGCGACGGCGGTGGCGGCCAGGGAGGACACCATGACCGGTGGGGCGGGCGGTGCGTCATGGCCTTCGTGACCCGCGGAAGGCGCGCCACCGGGGCCCCGGTGGTGTGGACCGCCCGACGCCGGCCGCCCGACGCGGGTTCGGCGACGCTGTGGCTGCTCGCACTCGCGATGCTCGGGTGCGCGGTGTTCACCGCCGTCCTGGCGGTCGGATCGGTCATCGGCGCCCGGCACCGGGCGGAGTCCGCCGCCGATCTGGCGGCGCTCGCGGCGGCCGACCACCTGCTGGTGGACCAGGACGGCGGCTGCGGCCGGGCACGCGCCATCGCCGGCGCACATCACGCCGACGTGCTGTCGTGTTCGGTCGACCTCTCCCAGGACGCGGTCGAGGTGACCGTCGAGCTGCCCGTCACTGGTGTGCCGATTCCGCTCGGGCCCGTGCGGGCACGGGCGCGCGCCGGACCGGTGTGGGCGTCCGGCGACGCCACGGACGATGCCGCTGGCGCCCCGGTCGCCCCGGGCGGCCAAGCGGGCCACGCCGCCTCGGCC
The sequence above is drawn from the Kitasatospora sp. NBC_00315 genome and encodes:
- a CDS encoding TadE family type IV pilus minor pilin, yielding MRRDRAPGPGRARDAGFATAETAVALPALVLLAAMLIWGVVAAAAQIHCVDAARVGARAAARGDTDAVAVARSAAPPGAVVRITTAGDAVRVTVEAPCPGPGRLAALLSVRLGATAVAAREDTMTGGAGGASWPS
- a CDS encoding type II secretion system F family protein; the encoded protein is MTARQIDAFWAAVLCGTALLGRQVLRRQAVGVRHRRLLPGAAGGAGRALATAATAAMAPAARLRRGVTASRAFRPRWLVPELVLLPVALTAAEGLSSPLPLLVGAAGVVPLRRWRARRRSELGARRRATAVVELCTALAAELRSGATPEQALHTVTTSLARDRALLDRLGEEPVARLAAGRYGGDVPAAFGLLAELPGGRGAAAVAACWRVASGSGAGLADGLDQVAESLRSERALAEEIEGELAAPRATITVLAVLPVLGLLLGSTLGARPLDILLHSATGLGCLAGGALLELAGLVWTARIVRTARGVHDGPGSRPAAGERALPGERASTCGIARRRVTPGTPPTPVVGGTSVRVRSPATARVEQAGARLRRAVLG
- a CDS encoding ATP-binding protein — translated: MKIAFVGKGGSGKTTLSSLFIRHLAATGRPVIAVDADINQHLGPALGLTDGQSALLPSLGAHLPQIKEYLRGENPLIRSAEEMIKTTPPGRGSRLLRIVEENPVYAACARPVALDEGSVRLLATGAFAEEDLGVACYHSKVGAVELLLNHLVDGRHEYVVTDMTAGSDSFASGLFTRFDLTFLVAEPTRKGVSVYRQYKEYARDFGVDLRVIGNKVQGPDDLAFLRREAGDDLLAAFGHSEWVRRLEQGSEPPLRLLEPANRAVLELLEQEADAAHGRRDPRRYTRQAVHFHLRNAESWGNAKIGIDLASQVDEGFVLGGEQSATAGAHA
- a CDS encoding type II secretion system F family protein translates to MSALLASGLVALGWPAPSRWLLPSGWLVPSAWGAAGAALLARRSTGGRWSRVPRWAGLSEQFGALPHRGSSLPGRGLDRWAARARRASGAAARRRSARTGQRQRLGPWSGAGRILLLVLIGIGATVLIGGLGGLLAGVGLTVGLHRLLTRWRSAAERGAAQEQLALAGQLPMTAELLAACLSSSSAPGPAVAAVGQSVGEPMARRLAAVSAELALGAPPELSWGRLGEACPTLAPLGRCLVRTSVSGSPPAGPLRGLAQAQRGSAVRAAHARVRRAAVMATAPLGVCFLPAFVLISVVPVVLGLTSMFARRL
- a CDS encoding TadA family conjugal transfer-associated ATPase; amino-acid sequence: MSPLRRPRAFGPAGAGGSGGAPVRRPLGEGPGETDTGAADPERATALLDAVRLRLAEAGAAPTPGSVAAALRASRPPLGGDDVLDAVRTLRAEMVGAGPLDQLLADPAVTDVLVNGPDEIWIDRGAGLQRATGIGFPDAEAVRHLAHRLATAAGRRLDDARPWADARLPDGTRLHAVLPPVAAGCTHISLRASRSRPFTLGELVRAGSLTPAGAELLAAILRARLSLLISGGTGTGKTTLLAALLGLVGPEERIVIAEDSAELRPSHPHVVRLQSRPPNQEGLGELTLRDLVRQALRMRPDRLVIGEVRGAEVSELLAALNTGHEGGCGTVHANTAADVPVRLEALGSLAGLDRLALHSQLRAALDVIVHLVRDRTTGLRRIAEIHTLTGDRAGFAVTTPAVAFTIDGAAVPGAGWERLARLCAARGVSLPGTALPGTSLPGPGRGGGATAAVLPDESAAPSTGASSAAPFGGPSGGAP
- a CDS encoding DUF4244 domain-containing protein; amino-acid sequence: MATTIPGRPAVGPVRRTMAALCRRRGRWAALRLRRTAAGRTDSGMTTAEYAVGTLAACAFAAILYKVVTSGAVTGTLTELLDRALHAA
- the ssd gene encoding septum site-determining protein Ssd, which translates into the protein MSTPITDHGQAGGAAPTGPLIVTQDDALAEHLLRLCAAAGADPILVRSAPPPRALWAAAGLVLVGDDLAEHCTGLARRSGVLLLGLDLDDSEIWVRAVQLGAEHVLFLPDAESWLLDRIADAAEGVGPPALTVAVLGGRGGAGASTLACALAVSAARAGHRTVLVDADPLGGGLDVLLGGEAASGLRWPDLAGSRGRVSGTELVKALPALHQLVALSWDRGDAPAVAPEAMRSVLAAARRPGGLVVVDLPRHLDPAAGQALEQADLALLVVPAELRAAAAADRVAAAVRMRLTDVRAVVRAPGPAGLAGAEIARGLRMPLAGELPHEPGLVLDIERGTPPGHRRKGPLARFCGAFLAEVMPSVPALDGGVS
- a CDS encoding oxidoreductase translates to MSTGTDPLAPLAELPGVPEAVAEVRKSVDRLYGHRVMRRRAGEVTSEAALRGARASAALDGADWPLEEVRRRTDFGADAQSRTVGAALRVSAEAGQLLSVWRHSPLQVLARLHLLAAGDGADSAGRPRQAGESAEALFPLELAAVESLRAKDSDEGSGEEEAGRAPSDPPADLPVAPGAEEVAARLDQLSQLLVARTDGPGGGAPALVVAAVVHGELLALRPFASHNGVIARAAQRIVLIAEGLDPKAICPAEVGFAELGTDAYRRALNGYLAGTPDGLAAWIAHCGYALRLGSRESTAVCEAMQRGMV